One Cryobacterium roopkundense genomic region harbors:
- a CDS encoding ComEC/Rec2 family competence protein, giving the protein MRHDLRLVPPALAIWLTSGILIVVPDQSRVVSAACWVAAGLSLCAMLVVRRPRWRAVCGGCVVSAAAAALVAVVVGVTAPARLPDALVDAASRHQTVTATATVWSVPVPATSFGRPAPAGGDRERFKATVVSIGAAGSLTTVSVPIVVFAPASSDPGRTASIGSTVRLVGTARLADPGDAAAALFFSDTAARVVAEAPWMLSWANALRSGFSRAASTLPGDGATLLPGLAIGDTSAVTPALDDAMKGSSLSHLTAVSGANCAIVIASIMLLGSVVGLRRRLRIALALGALLGFAVLVTPEPSVLRSAVMASVALVSIGIGRPGRGVATLALSVIILLVSDPWLSRSYGFTLSVLATAGLLVVAGPLAQALARWMPKALALIIAIPLAAQLACQPVLLLLDPAIALYGVPANLLAAPAAPVATLVGLLGCLLLPVLPGVASGLITAAWVPSAWIAAVAKACADLPGNRLPWLEGLPGVILFSCGTLLVFALLLSRRTAPRRRWAAAALALLLAGGASYAGIIAGAGLGRTVAFPHDWQIAACDIGQGDAVVVRESAQIALVDVGPDPALLTTCLGQLGIDRINLLVLTHYDLDHVGGLTAVIGLVDTALVGIPENAQDRALHENLAAGGAEVRQTARGDSGTLGGLAWRTLWPISGSTRMQTGNPGSVTIEFDGGGTRSIFLGDLGEEAQNALLRASPPGRVDVVKVAHHGSADQSDALYETLAARLGLVSVGADNSYGHPTQRLLDTLGRVGTQIERTDLEGLVVVSRTADGALSVWSERVASSNRLAEATARGG; this is encoded by the coding sequence GTGAGGCATGATCTGCGGCTGGTTCCCCCGGCCCTCGCCATCTGGCTGACCTCTGGGATTCTTATCGTGGTCCCCGATCAGAGCCGGGTGGTGTCAGCGGCCTGCTGGGTCGCTGCCGGGCTCAGCCTCTGCGCCATGCTTGTCGTGCGCAGACCGCGCTGGCGCGCGGTCTGCGGCGGGTGCGTTGTCTCCGCAGCTGCCGCGGCGCTCGTGGCTGTCGTCGTCGGCGTGACCGCTCCCGCGCGCCTGCCGGACGCTCTCGTCGATGCTGCGTCGCGGCACCAGACAGTCACCGCAACGGCCACAGTGTGGTCCGTGCCCGTGCCGGCGACGAGTTTCGGACGGCCTGCCCCGGCAGGCGGGGACCGCGAGCGCTTCAAAGCGACCGTGGTGAGCATCGGTGCTGCGGGCTCACTGACCACAGTGTCCGTGCCCATTGTGGTGTTCGCCCCTGCTTCGTCGGACCCCGGCCGCACGGCATCGATCGGGTCGACCGTAAGGCTCGTCGGCACTGCCCGGCTGGCGGACCCTGGTGACGCCGCAGCGGCCCTCTTCTTCTCAGACACTGCGGCCCGGGTGGTGGCAGAGGCGCCGTGGATGCTGTCGTGGGCGAACGCGTTGCGCTCCGGCTTCTCCCGAGCGGCGTCGACGCTGCCCGGGGACGGTGCCACCCTGTTGCCCGGTCTCGCGATCGGTGACACGAGCGCGGTCACCCCCGCGCTCGATGACGCCATGAAGGGCAGTTCGCTCAGCCACCTCACCGCGGTCTCGGGCGCGAACTGTGCGATCGTCATCGCGTCGATCATGCTGCTCGGCTCCGTCGTGGGACTCCGACGCCGCCTCAGGATAGCCCTCGCGCTCGGCGCGCTCCTGGGGTTTGCGGTCCTCGTCACGCCCGAGCCGAGTGTTCTGCGATCCGCGGTCATGGCCTCCGTCGCCCTCGTGTCCATCGGCATCGGGCGACCAGGGCGGGGCGTCGCCACCCTGGCACTGTCAGTGATCATTCTCCTGGTGTCCGACCCGTGGCTCTCTCGCAGCTACGGTTTCACCCTGTCGGTGTTGGCGACCGCCGGCCTGCTGGTCGTCGCGGGTCCCCTCGCCCAGGCCCTGGCGCGCTGGATGCCGAAGGCTCTCGCCCTGATCATCGCCATCCCGTTGGCCGCGCAGTTGGCGTGCCAGCCCGTGCTGCTGCTGCTCGATCCCGCCATCGCCCTCTACGGCGTTCCGGCGAACCTCCTGGCCGCTCCAGCCGCGCCCGTCGCCACGCTTGTCGGCCTGCTCGGCTGCCTGCTGCTTCCGGTGCTGCCGGGAGTCGCCTCGGGTCTGATTACAGCGGCCTGGGTCCCCTCGGCATGGATCGCGGCGGTCGCGAAGGCGTGCGCGGACCTCCCCGGCAATCGTCTGCCGTGGCTCGAGGGCCTCCCCGGGGTGATCCTGTTCTCCTGTGGCACGTTGCTGGTCTTCGCCCTGCTGCTGAGCCGCAGAACAGCGCCCCGCCGGCGCTGGGCCGCGGCCGCGCTCGCCCTGTTGCTCGCGGGTGGGGCCAGCTATGCCGGAATCATCGCGGGCGCGGGGCTGGGGCGCACCGTCGCCTTTCCACACGACTGGCAGATCGCGGCGTGCGACATCGGCCAGGGTGATGCCGTTGTCGTGCGCGAGAGCGCACAGATCGCCCTCGTCGACGTTGGCCCCGATCCCGCGCTGTTGACGACGTGCCTCGGCCAGCTCGGAATAGATCGCATCAACCTGCTGGTGCTCACGCACTACGACCTCGACCATGTGGGCGGGCTGACGGCCGTGATCGGCCTCGTGGACACCGCACTCGTCGGAATTCCCGAGAACGCACAGGACAGGGCGCTGCACGAGAATCTCGCCGCCGGAGGGGCGGAGGTGAGGCAGACGGCCCGCGGTGACTCCGGGACGCTGGGTGGCCTCGCCTGGCGCACGCTCTGGCCGATATCGGGGTCCACGCGCATGCAGACCGGCAATCCCGGAAGCGTGACGATCGAATTCGACGGCGGAGGCACCCGTTCGATATTTCTCGGGGATCTGGGGGAGGAGGCCCAGAATGCACTGCTGCGGGCGTCGCCGCCTGGCCGGGTCGACGTCGTGAAGGTCGCCCACCACGGCTCCGCCGACCAGAGCGACGCTCTGTATGAAACGCTCGCCGCCCGACTCGGTCTGGTCTCGGTGGGTGCCGACAACAGCTACGGGCATCCCACCCAGCGACTGCTGGACACCCTGGGGCGTGTCGGTACTCAGATCGAGCGCACCGACCTGGAGGGGCTCGTCGTCGTGTCCCGAACGGCCGATGGAGCACTCAGCGTCTGGTCGGAACGGGTGGCGTCCTCGAACCGCCTCGCCGAGGCGACGGCGCGAGGGGGATGA
- the holA gene encoding DNA polymerase III subunit delta has product MKATAGRSAPKGKVATPKTVIAQLAWHQVRPAPIVLVSGTETFLAERAIRQLRDFLKLEDPSLEITDVQADSYAPGELLTVASPSLFGEPRLIRVSSVEKCSDIFLAEALDYLSNPAEDTYVVLRHGGGVRGKRLLESIRGGEGGGIEVVCAELKKDTEKYEFASAEFKAAGKRVTASALRSLVAAFSDDLAELSAACQQLISDATSEITETTVDRYYGGRVETNAFKVADAAIAGRNGEALLTLRHALASGSDPVPMVAAFASKIRTMAKVFGARGSSGQLASTLGLAPWQVERAQRDLRGWTDEGLARCIELLAETDAAVKGAGRDPVFVLERLIGVISRRGHV; this is encoded by the coding sequence GTGAAAGCAACAGCAGGTCGGTCAGCGCCCAAGGGTAAGGTGGCCACGCCCAAGACGGTCATTGCGCAGCTCGCCTGGCACCAGGTGCGCCCGGCACCGATCGTGCTCGTCTCGGGAACCGAGACATTCCTGGCCGAGCGTGCCATCCGTCAGCTTCGCGATTTTCTCAAGCTCGAGGATCCAAGCCTCGAAATCACCGACGTGCAGGCCGACAGCTACGCTCCCGGGGAGCTCCTGACAGTGGCCAGCCCGTCGTTGTTCGGCGAGCCCCGCCTGATTCGGGTCAGTTCGGTAGAGAAATGCAGCGATATTTTTCTGGCCGAGGCTCTCGATTACCTGAGCAATCCCGCCGAAGACACCTACGTGGTCTTGCGACATGGTGGGGGAGTGCGTGGCAAACGCCTGCTCGAGAGCATCAGGGGCGGCGAGGGCGGTGGCATCGAAGTGGTGTGTGCCGAGCTCAAGAAAGACACCGAAAAGTATGAATTCGCGTCCGCGGAATTTAAGGCCGCCGGAAAACGCGTCACCGCGAGCGCACTTCGCTCGCTCGTCGCGGCGTTCTCCGACGACCTCGCGGAGCTCTCGGCGGCGTGCCAACAGCTCATTTCCGATGCGACGAGCGAAATAACCGAAACCACAGTCGATCGGTACTACGGCGGACGGGTCGAAACGAATGCGTTCAAGGTCGCGGACGCGGCGATAGCCGGTCGCAATGGGGAAGCGCTCCTCACCCTGCGCCACGCCCTCGCCTCCGGCTCGGATCCGGTTCCGATGGTGGCCGCCTTTGCAAGCAAGATCCGTACCATGGCCAAGGTCTTCGGCGCCAGAGGCTCGTCCGGTCAGCTGGCCTCCACCCTCGGTCTGGCGCCGTGGCAGGTGGAGCGCGCCCAACGCGACCTCCGCGGCTGGACCGACGAGGGTCTGGCCCGCTGCATTGAGCTCCTGGCCGAGACGGATGCCGCGGTCAAGGGGGCGGGACGCGATCCTGTCTTCGTGCTGGAACGCCTGATCGGCGTCATCTCCCGCCGCGGTCACGTCTAG
- the rpsT gene encoding 30S ribosomal protein S20 translates to MANIKSQIKRIGTNKKAQERNKSVKSEFKSAIRATRTAVAAGDKDKAVVSLAVASKKLDKAVSKGVIHQNQAANKKSAIAKAVSALV, encoded by the coding sequence GTGGCAAATATCAAGTCGCAGATCAAGCGAATCGGCACCAACAAGAAGGCTCAGGAGCGCAACAAGTCGGTCAAGAGCGAGTTCAAGTCGGCCATCCGCGCGACTCGTACCGCTGTTGCCGCTGGTGACAAGGACAAGGCTGTCGTCAGCCTCGCCGTTGCTTCGAAGAAGCTCGACAAGGCCGTCAGCAAGGGTGTCATTCACCAGAACCAGGCAGCGAACAAGAAGTCGGCTATCGCGAAGGCTGTTTCAGCCCTCGTCTAG
- a CDS encoding amidohydrolase: MTSLTAIINAHVVPVSSPAIVGGTVLLENGLILSVGADLAIPAGATIIDAAGKWVLPGFIESHGHVGIHEEANGWAGNDTNEMTGPNMAAVRAIDAIDIDDEGFRDALAGGITTIVVKPGSGNPIGGQSVAIKSWGGRTIDEQVISDAVSVKSALGENPKRVYGDKKQTPSTRLGVSLVIREAFTQAQDYVLARDAAAGKGEPFTRDLGKETLARVLAGDLAWDQHVHRHDDIATAIRLADEFGYRLVINHGTEGHKLADVLAERGIPVIYGPLFTARSKVELRDRAFSNLVALAAAGVQVAITTDHPVVPVNFLVHQASLAVKEGLPVQTALEALTVNPAAILRLHERVGSLAAGLDADVVIWSGDPLDVNSRAERVLIGGVEVYRWADGRGQVVERAGRFS, encoded by the coding sequence ATGACTTCTCTGACAGCAATCATCAACGCCCACGTCGTCCCCGTTTCCAGTCCGGCCATCGTCGGGGGCACGGTTTTGCTCGAGAACGGCCTCATCTTGTCCGTGGGTGCCGACCTGGCCATCCCGGCGGGGGCGACCATCATCGACGCGGCAGGCAAGTGGGTGCTGCCCGGCTTCATCGAGTCGCACGGCCACGTGGGCATCCACGAGGAAGCCAACGGATGGGCCGGTAACGATACCAATGAGATGACGGGGCCCAACATGGCGGCGGTGCGCGCCATCGATGCCATCGACATCGACGACGAGGGGTTCCGCGATGCTCTGGCCGGTGGCATCACGACGATCGTGGTCAAGCCAGGGTCTGGCAACCCTATCGGTGGACAGTCCGTCGCGATCAAGAGCTGGGGTGGCCGCACGATCGACGAGCAGGTGATCAGCGACGCCGTCAGTGTCAAGTCCGCGCTCGGCGAGAATCCCAAGCGGGTCTACGGCGACAAGAAGCAGACGCCCAGCACGCGGCTGGGCGTGAGCCTCGTCATCCGCGAGGCCTTCACTCAGGCCCAGGACTATGTCCTGGCGCGCGACGCGGCGGCCGGCAAGGGTGAGCCGTTCACGCGCGACCTGGGCAAGGAGACATTGGCCCGTGTGCTGGCGGGGGACCTCGCCTGGGACCAGCACGTGCACCGCCACGACGACATTGCCACCGCGATTCGACTGGCCGACGAGTTCGGTTACCGCCTCGTGATCAACCACGGCACGGAAGGACACAAGCTGGCGGATGTGCTCGCCGAACGAGGCATTCCCGTGATCTACGGCCCACTCTTCACTGCACGGTCAAAGGTCGAACTGCGCGACAGGGCGTTCTCCAACCTCGTCGCGCTGGCTGCCGCCGGTGTGCAGGTTGCGATCACCACCGACCACCCCGTCGTGCCCGTGAACTTCCTCGTGCACCAGGCCTCCCTCGCTGTGAAGGAGGGCTTGCCCGTGCAGACCGCGCTCGAGGCCCTCACGGTGAATCCGGCCGCGATCCTCCGCCTGCACGAGCGGGTCGGATCGCTCGCCGCAGGACTCGACGCCGACGTCGTCATCTGGTCCGGCGACCCCCTCGACGTGAACTCCCGGGCCGAGCGAGTTCTCATCGGCGGTGTCGAGGTGTATCGCTGGGCTGACGGTCGCGGCCAGGTCGTTGAGCGCGCCGGACGGTTCTCCTAG
- the lepA gene encoding translation elongation factor 4 codes for MSPRALQALEPAATPPEFIRNFCIIAHIDHGKSTLADRMLQITGVVDDRAMRAQYLDRMDIERERGITIKSQAVRMPWELDGKTYALNMIDTPGHVDFTYEVSRSLAACEGAILLVDAAQGIEAQTLANLYLALENDLTIIPVLNKIDLPAAEPDKYARELADLIGGKPEDVLRVSGKTGAGVAELLDLATRSIPAPVGDPNAPTRAMIFDSVYDSYRGVVTYVRMIDGNLGPREKIQMMSTRATHEILEIGVISPEPTISKKGLGVGEVGYLITGVKDVRQSKVGDTVTTALRPATDALPGYTEPQPMVFSGLYPIDGSDYPALREALDKLKLSDASLGYEPETSVALGFGFRCGFLGLLHLEIITERIDREFGIDLITTAPSVPYEVTTDDKKTVTVTNPSEFPNGKIAKVEEPIVKAAILAPKDYVGVIMELCQSRRGTLLGMDYLGEDRVEIRYTMPLGEIVFDFFDNLKSRTAGYGSLDYEPTGSQEADLVKVDILLQGEQVDAFSAIVHRDKAYDYGVLMTGRLRKLIPRQQFDVPIQAAIGARIIARESISAIRKDVLAKCYGGDISRKRKLLEKQKEGKKRMKMVGRVEVPQEAFIAALSGDEPPKKEKK; via the coding sequence ATGTCACCGAGAGCCCTTCAGGCGCTTGAACCCGCCGCCACGCCGCCCGAGTTCATCCGCAACTTCTGCATCATTGCCCACATTGACCACGGCAAGTCGACGCTGGCTGACCGGATGCTGCAGATCACGGGCGTCGTCGACGATCGCGCGATGCGTGCCCAGTACCTCGACCGTATGGACATCGAGCGCGAGCGGGGCATCACCATCAAGAGCCAGGCAGTGCGTATGCCGTGGGAGCTGGACGGCAAGACCTACGCCCTGAACATGATTGACACCCCCGGTCACGTGGACTTCACCTACGAGGTCTCTCGCAGCCTCGCCGCGTGTGAGGGGGCGATCCTGCTGGTGGACGCTGCCCAGGGCATCGAGGCACAGACGCTCGCCAACCTGTACCTGGCGCTCGAGAACGACCTCACGATCATCCCGGTGCTTAATAAGATCGACCTGCCGGCCGCCGAACCCGACAAGTACGCCAGGGAACTCGCCGACCTGATCGGTGGGAAGCCCGAAGATGTGCTTCGGGTATCGGGCAAGACCGGTGCTGGCGTCGCCGAGTTGCTCGACTTGGCGACCCGATCCATCCCAGCGCCTGTCGGCGACCCCAACGCGCCCACCCGCGCCATGATCTTCGATTCCGTGTACGACAGCTATCGGGGTGTGGTGACCTACGTGCGCATGATCGACGGCAACCTCGGCCCGCGCGAGAAGATCCAGATGATGTCGACCCGAGCCACGCACGAGATTCTCGAGATCGGCGTGATTTCCCCGGAACCCACGATCAGCAAGAAGGGCCTCGGCGTGGGTGAGGTGGGCTACCTCATCACCGGCGTGAAAGACGTTCGGCAGTCAAAGGTCGGTGACACCGTCACCACCGCCCTGCGCCCCGCAACGGATGCCCTTCCCGGCTACACCGAGCCCCAGCCCATGGTTTTCTCCGGGTTGTACCCGATTGACGGCAGCGACTACCCGGCCCTGCGTGAGGCTCTCGACAAGCTCAAGCTGTCGGATGCCTCCCTCGGCTACGAACCTGAGACATCCGTCGCTCTGGGCTTCGGGTTTCGCTGCGGTTTCCTCGGCCTGCTGCACCTCGAGATCATCACAGAGCGCATCGACCGTGAATTCGGCATCGACCTCATCACGACGGCGCCGAGCGTGCCGTACGAGGTCACAACCGACGACAAGAAGACCGTCACGGTCACCAATCCGAGCGAATTCCCGAACGGCAAGATCGCCAAGGTCGAGGAGCCCATCGTCAAGGCCGCCATCCTGGCCCCCAAGGACTATGTCGGCGTCATCATGGAGCTCTGCCAGAGCCGCCGCGGCACACTCCTCGGCATGGACTATCTCGGTGAGGACCGGGTGGAGATCCGCTACACGATGCCCCTTGGCGAAATCGTGTTCGACTTTTTCGACAACCTGAAGAGCCGCACTGCCGGCTATGGATCCCTCGACTATGAGCCCACCGGTTCGCAGGAGGCCGACCTCGTGAAGGTGGACATTCTGCTGCAGGGGGAGCAGGTTGACGCTTTCAGCGCGATCGTGCACCGAGACAAGGCCTACGACTACGGTGTGCTCATGACCGGCCGGCTGCGCAAACTCATCCCGCGCCAACAGTTCGACGTGCCGATCCAGGCCGCCATCGGTGCCCGTATCATAGCCCGTGAGTCGATCAGCGCCATCCGCAAGGACGTGCTGGCCAAGTGCTACGGCGGCGACATCTCGCGAAAGCGCAAGCTTCTCGAGAAGCAGAAAGAGGGCAAGAAGCGCATGAAGATGGTCGGTCGAGTTGAGGTGCCGCAGGAGGCCTTCATCGCCGCACTCTCCGGCGATGAGCCACCCAAGAAAGAGAAGAAGTAG
- a CDS encoding DUF1990 family protein, with translation MRRATFTDAAVTYGAIGGTLAPDLLQYPPKGHRPMERSVRLGSGAERFEVASKLLMTWGVQRQSGMSVTDLEAGTGVQYTPVEFAPDGTPLPARTDSTDESTFAADGTPYIVNGMTAQLEIKVGPLTVKAPVRVVYVIAEANRVGFAYGTMAGHPESGEESFILDRRDDDSVWFTLRSFSRPSTWYFRLAAPFLRVQQERFTKRYLRALHPVGSL, from the coding sequence ATGCGTCGAGCCACTTTCACGGATGCCGCCGTGACCTACGGTGCCATCGGCGGCACCCTGGCCCCCGACCTGCTGCAGTACCCGCCGAAGGGTCACCGCCCGATGGAGCGCAGCGTGCGTCTCGGCAGTGGAGCCGAACGGTTCGAGGTGGCCTCCAAGCTGCTGATGACCTGGGGCGTGCAGCGTCAGAGCGGCATGAGCGTCACCGACCTCGAGGCGGGTACCGGCGTGCAGTACACGCCCGTCGAGTTCGCCCCCGACGGCACACCGCTGCCTGCCCGAACGGACTCGACTGACGAGTCAACGTTCGCGGCCGACGGCACGCCCTACATCGTGAACGGCATGACTGCGCAGCTCGAAATCAAGGTGGGACCGCTGACGGTCAAGGCACCCGTGCGAGTGGTCTACGTTATCGCCGAGGCCAACCGGGTGGGCTTCGCCTACGGAACAATGGCGGGACACCCCGAAAGCGGCGAGGAATCGTTCATTCTCGACCGGCGCGACGATGATTCAGTCTGGTTCACGTTGCGCTCATTCTCCCGCCCGAGCACGTGGTACTTCCGGCTCGCGGCACCCTTCCTTCGGGTTCAGCAGGAACGATTCACCAAACGTTACCTGCGCGCCCTCCACCCGGTCGGGTCGTTGTAA
- the hemW gene encoding radical SAM family heme chaperone HemW — protein sequence MAGALPLGDPAPADGRLPSLASVGASDRDFGVYLHVPFCKVRCGYCDFNTYTATELRGVKQSDYASQAVLEVQAAGRILTDSGLPSRPAATVFFGGGTPTLLPVTDLAKMLHAVGDEWGIAPGAEVTTEANPDSVDAGYLQSLRDAGFTRVSFGMQSAVPRVLATLERTHDPERVPLVVAWARDAGLDVSLDLIYGTPGETIDDWRASLEHAIAQAPDHLSAYSLIVEEGTKLARQIRRGDVVPTNDDQQAEFYELADGLLAAAGYHWYEVSNWATDAAHESRHNLSYWRSQDWWGIGPGAHSHVGGVRWWNVKHPAAYAERVLSGVSPAVGRETLDDATRELERILLLSRIRSGIPIASLSAPGRREIAGLIADELINARAALAGALELTLKGRLLADAVVRRISD from the coding sequence GTGGCTGGTGCACTTCCTCTCGGCGACCCGGCTCCGGCCGACGGACGCCTTCCCTCTCTCGCCTCCGTCGGCGCGTCCGATCGAGACTTCGGTGTCTACCTCCACGTGCCCTTCTGCAAGGTACGCTGCGGGTACTGCGATTTCAACACCTACACGGCCACCGAGTTGCGGGGCGTCAAACAGAGCGATTACGCCAGCCAGGCCGTGCTCGAGGTTCAGGCGGCCGGTCGCATCCTGACTGATTCCGGCCTGCCGTCGAGGCCGGCGGCAACGGTCTTCTTCGGGGGAGGAACGCCCACTCTCTTGCCCGTCACCGACCTCGCGAAAATGCTGCACGCGGTCGGTGACGAATGGGGAATCGCCCCGGGGGCGGAGGTCACCACTGAGGCCAATCCAGATTCGGTGGACGCCGGGTACCTGCAGTCGCTTCGGGACGCCGGCTTCACGCGGGTGTCTTTCGGCATGCAGTCGGCGGTGCCACGCGTGCTCGCCACGCTCGAGCGCACACACGATCCGGAGCGGGTTCCCCTCGTCGTGGCGTGGGCACGGGACGCCGGGCTCGACGTGAGCCTCGACCTCATCTACGGCACCCCTGGCGAGACCATCGACGACTGGCGGGCGAGTCTCGAGCACGCCATCGCGCAGGCACCTGACCACCTGAGCGCATACTCCCTCATTGTCGAGGAGGGCACGAAACTCGCACGGCAGATTCGCCGCGGCGACGTGGTGCCGACCAATGACGACCAGCAGGCAGAGTTCTACGAACTTGCAGACGGTCTTCTGGCCGCGGCCGGTTACCACTGGTACGAGGTGAGCAACTGGGCAACGGATGCCGCACACGAATCACGACACAACCTCTCGTACTGGCGCAGCCAGGACTGGTGGGGCATCGGTCCCGGCGCGCACAGCCACGTGGGCGGAGTTCGCTGGTGGAACGTCAAGCATCCGGCGGCCTACGCGGAACGCGTCCTCTCTGGGGTGTCGCCCGCCGTGGGGCGTGAGACCCTCGACGATGCGACTCGCGAGCTGGAGCGCATCCTGCTGCTCAGCCGCATCCGCAGCGGGATCCCGATTGCGTCGTTGTCCGCGCCCGGACGGCGCGAGATCGCCGGTCTGATCGCCGACGAGCTCATCAACGCACGAGCCGCCCTGGCCGGCGCACTGGAGCTGACTCTGAAGGGGCGCCTGCTCGCGGATGCTGTTGTGCGGCGGATTTCGGACTAG
- a CDS encoding DUF4870 domain-containing protein produces MSDATPPPANPYQSPVAPLSPADEKLWATLIHVGGIFLYFVPSLIGYLLLKDRGPFIRAHGATALNFQITMAIGATVSLVLMAIFIGYLTLAAIWVILVVFSIIAALAANRGEGYTYPLAFKFVS; encoded by the coding sequence ATGTCCGACGCCACGCCTCCCCCCGCCAATCCCTACCAGTCCCCCGTGGCACCACTGAGCCCGGCCGACGAGAAGCTCTGGGCCACACTCATCCACGTCGGTGGGATCTTCCTGTACTTCGTGCCGTCCCTGATCGGGTACCTGCTGCTGAAGGACCGTGGCCCGTTCATTCGAGCTCACGGCGCGACAGCGCTGAACTTTCAGATCACCATGGCGATCGGCGCCACGGTTTCCCTGGTGCTGATGGCAATCTTCATCGGCTACCTCACCCTGGCCGCCATCTGGGTGATCCTCGTGGTGTTCAGTATCATCGCGGCCCTCGCGGCCAATCGCGGTGAGGGCTACACCTACCCGCTCGCGTTCAAGTTCGTGAGCTGA
- a CDS encoding DUF4870 domain-containing protein, with translation MSDPHAQVPPDPNPGQGQPQPQYPAAAPAAPLTDAEDRQWASFAHLGGILGFLPSLIIWLVFKDRGRITDTEAKEALNFQITVLIAWFAVFFVGTFLAMVTFGVGFLFSFLGFALWIVDIVFSIMGFTTVKNGGSYRYPISLRLIK, from the coding sequence ATGAGCGATCCACACGCGCAGGTTCCTCCCGACCCGAATCCGGGCCAAGGCCAACCGCAACCCCAGTACCCCGCCGCCGCACCGGCGGCACCGCTCACCGACGCCGAGGACCGCCAGTGGGCGTCCTTTGCCCACCTGGGCGGAATTCTGGGGTTCCTTCCCTCCCTGATCATTTGGCTTGTTTTCAAAGACCGGGGCCGCATCACCGACACCGAGGCGAAGGAGGCGCTGAACTTTCAGATCACGGTTCTCATCGCCTGGTTCGCCGTGTTCTTCGTCGGCACGTTCCTGGCGATGGTGACCTTTGGTGTCGGATTCCTGTTCTCGTTCCTCGGCTTCGCGCTGTGGATCGTCGACATTGTCTTCTCGATCATGGGTTTCACCACGGTGAAGAACGGCGGGAGCTATCGGTACCCGATCTCGTTGCGCCTCATTAAGTAG
- the hrcA gene encoding heat-inducible transcriptional repressor HrcA: protein MVSDRGLDVLRVIVQDYVASREPVGSKSIVDRHAFGVSAATIRNDMALLEEEELIAAPHTSSGRIPTDKGYRVFVDHLADLRPLSPAQRQAIETFLGHSADLDEVLVRSVRLLSQLTHQVALVQYPSLSRSKVRHIELVSLTDTRILSVLITDSGAVEQRVIDLPRAVDEVTLSDVRAKLTNAVVGLSMTDAAAALAATPAVSTRPESPELQHLTDFISDTLREQIGANKQNKLVMAGAANLVRTEEDFTGSIYPVLEAIEEQVVLLRLFGEMATDQHGVSVSIGRENAPFGLAETSVLTSGYSSNGNLARLGVLGPTRMDYSNNMAAVRAVARYLSRLLGEN from the coding sequence ATGGTTTCCGATCGCGGCCTCGACGTTTTGCGCGTCATCGTTCAGGACTATGTCGCATCCCGGGAACCGGTCGGCTCCAAGTCAATCGTGGACAGGCACGCGTTCGGGGTGTCCGCCGCCACGATTCGAAACGACATGGCCCTCCTCGAGGAGGAGGAGCTGATCGCCGCCCCGCACACCTCGTCCGGTCGCATCCCGACCGACAAGGGATACCGGGTCTTCGTGGATCACCTCGCCGATCTGCGGCCGCTGTCGCCGGCACAGCGGCAGGCCATCGAAACCTTCCTCGGCCACTCCGCCGATCTCGACGAAGTGCTGGTGCGCAGCGTTCGGCTGTTGTCCCAGCTGACGCACCAGGTCGCACTCGTGCAGTATCCGTCGCTGTCTCGCTCGAAGGTGCGCCACATCGAGTTGGTGTCACTGACGGACACTCGTATCCTGTCCGTCCTGATCACGGATTCCGGGGCCGTCGAGCAGCGCGTCATTGATCTGCCTCGCGCGGTGGACGAGGTGACGCTGAGCGACGTGCGCGCGAAACTCACGAACGCCGTCGTCGGTTTGAGCATGACGGATGCCGCGGCTGCCCTGGCTGCGACGCCGGCGGTTTCGACGCGGCCGGAATCGCCCGAGCTGCAGCACCTGACCGACTTCATTTCCGACACCCTCCGCGAGCAGATCGGCGCCAATAAGCAGAACAAGCTCGTTATGGCGGGTGCCGCCAATCTGGTGCGCACTGAGGAAGACTTCACCGGGAGTATTTACCCGGTGCTCGAAGCCATCGAAGAACAGGTGGTCCTGCTTCGCCTGTTCGGCGAGATGGCGACCGACCAGCACGGCGTATCGGTGAGCATCGGCCGGGAGAACGCGCCGTTCGGCTTAGCCGAGACCTCGGTCCTGACGAGCGGCTACAGCTCAAACGGAAACTTGGCACGCCTCGGCGTTCTCGGGCCTACGCGCATGGACTACTCCAACAACATGGCGGCGGTTCGAGCCGTGGCCCGCTATCTCTCCCGCCTGCTCGGTGAAAACTAG